A portion of the Treponema primitia ZAS-1 genome contains these proteins:
- a CDS encoding ATP-binding protein, which produces MAFKKAERTQLYLRCALFGPSGSGKTMTALLMAKGIADKMGVPFAVIDTEARSASKYSDRIPFDVDDLANKTVDTYIAAMNEAIKAGYKVLVIDSLSHAWRELTDEVDRIAQNSVSKNTFSPWAKVNPKQKRFIDAILNFPGHIIATMRSNTEWVICEGKNGKSSPEKVGLKPEQGKGIEYEFDLLMEMDQNHQATVTKDRTGKFQDETITKPGEAFGVALYDWLSSGTVVPVPEAKPAKPVKAKAGDPKAAPSGKPPAEQPMAGSVKERGKGIIQEIGILITAAAESGQAYFTETEKEEARGIIHTITLDEAGIGDLEALKSFLNDELAKRKTTNMPQTAATPAATKAA; this is translated from the coding sequence ATGGCTTTTAAGAAAGCGGAGCGTACCCAATTGTATTTGCGGTGCGCGTTATTTGGCCCGTCAGGTTCCGGGAAAACCATGACGGCCTTGCTGATGGCGAAAGGGATTGCTGATAAGATGGGTGTTCCCTTTGCGGTCATTGATACGGAGGCCCGGTCGGCATCAAAGTATTCCGACCGCATCCCGTTTGATGTGGATGACCTTGCGAACAAGACGGTGGATACTTATATCGCCGCCATGAACGAGGCTATCAAGGCGGGGTACAAGGTGCTGGTGATTGATTCCCTGTCCCATGCGTGGCGTGAATTGACCGATGAGGTAGACCGCATCGCACAGAACAGCGTCAGTAAAAACACCTTTTCCCCCTGGGCCAAGGTAAACCCAAAACAAAAACGGTTTATCGACGCCATCCTTAACTTCCCCGGACACATCATCGCCACCATGCGGAGCAATACCGAATGGGTAATTTGTGAGGGGAAGAACGGAAAATCCTCCCCGGAAAAGGTCGGGCTAAAGCCTGAACAGGGCAAGGGAATTGAGTACGAGTTTGACCTGCTTATGGAAATGGACCAGAACCATCAGGCGACCGTTACCAAGGACCGGACCGGAAAGTTTCAGGATGAAACCATTACCAAGCCGGGGGAGGCTTTCGGTGTGGCCCTCTACGACTGGCTCTCAAGCGGTACGGTGGTTCCTGTACCAGAGGCAAAGCCCGCTAAACCCGTGAAGGCTAAGGCCGGAGACCCCAAAGCGGCCCCATCCGGCAAACCCCCTGCGGAACAGCCAATGGCTGGCAGCGTAAAGGAACGGGGTAAAGGTATTATCCAGGAAATAGGGATACTTATTACCGCCGCTGCCGAATCCGGACAAGCTTATTTTACCGAAACAGAAAAAGAAGAAGCCCGGGGAATCATCCACACTATTACTTTGGATGAAGCGGGTATCGGGGACCTGGAAGCCCTTAAATCTTTCCTGAACGATGAGCTTGCCAAGCGTAAAACCACCAATATGCCGCAAACGGCGGCCACACCTGCGGCCACCAAAGCCGCCTAA